The region GTCATGGGGATTCTTTCGTGGATTCGCTTTACTTATGAATGGAACGAAGACAACTTACTTGTTGAAGAAGGAGTGTTTGTCCGAAAACGGCGTTCGATTCCGTTGGAGCGCATTCATGGGATTTCGGTGACAGAGGGAATATGGCAACGGATGGCGGGAGTTGTTCAAGTACATATTGAGGCGGCGGGCGATGCTCTCGGTGAAGCGGAAGTGACGCTTCGGGCCATATCAAGGGAAGAAGCCCTCCGCCTGCAACGATGTGTGGAACAGGCGAAACACAAGGTGGAAAACGCCGCCCGTTCAGAACCACCACTCGCGAACCGCCCACATCCTGCTCTGTTTACTTTATCGATGAAAGAAGTATGGGTGGCTTCGTTGACAAGCGGCGGGGCGCTTGGCGTGTTCGCCGCTTTATGTGCGTTTTTGTCGCAATTGAGCAACTTCATTCCGTATGAGGCGCTTATCCGCGATCTTCAGTCGACATGGAACGGACATGGACGATGGTATATTGCTCTATTCATCTTGTCGCTTCTTTTGGGCGCCTATGGAGTGGCCATCGTACAAAACATGATCCGGTACGCTTCGTTTGTCGTGCGGAAACAAGAAGATACGATTGTCATCACCCGCGGATGGCTGGAACGAAAGGCGGTGTCCGTCCCTGTTGCCCGCGTCCAAGGTGTCGTCATTCATGAGAATTGGCTGCGCCGTTTTTTCGGATACGCCTCTGTGTCCATTATTCATGCCGGTGGGAGGCTCGATGGCAGCGGGGCAGGGGATGTTGTTCTTTGCCCGCTCGTCGAAAAGAGAAGAGTCGCGTCGATCATTCAAACATGTTTGCCCGAGTACGATCTTGGCGTGCCCTTTTCTCCATTGCCCAAGCGCGCGAAACGCCGCTACATGCTTCGTCCGCTTGTTTGGCTCGTGATTCCCGCCATCTTGGCCGCGTATATGGAACGCCCATGGGGCATGGCCGCTTTGTTGGTGTTGCCGCTCGGGGCATGGATTGGCATCCGCCGCTTTCGCATCGCGGGTTGGGCGCTTTCATCGCGGCAGCTGGCGCTTCGAAGAGGGTGGTTTCGGCAAACGACGACGTATGTATTGAAGCGCTATGTTCAATCGCTCGAAGCATCGGCGACCTGGTGGCAAAAGCGAAAACGGCTGGCGACGATCTCCATTGCCGTCATGCCGCTTGGCACCCGCGCCCGCGTCGTCGATGTGGATGAGGAAGATGCGGCTTCAATCTATCGCTGGCTGCAAGGGGAAAAGGGGGACCAAACATGATGAAGGCCTTGAGGCGGGAACACTCCCGCCTCTTTGCCTATTGAGATGTTTTCATCTTTTTGAATAGAGACCATAATCCCCATTTTGACCGTTTCCCTTCTTCCATCAAAGAGTCTTCTGCATGAAGGATGGCGTCTTTTTGGATCAAAACGGAGGCGGAAGGAAGGGAGGACGCCACTTCATAGGTTTCGAAATCTGATTTCTGCCCGTCGGCCGAAATGCCGGATGCCGATGTTGGATCTTGTATCAGCGCCTCTTGGCCATCGAGGGGAACTAGGGTGTTTTGTTCCGCTTTGATTTTTCTGTTTGGATGATCTAGTTGCTCATTCTCGTTTTTGGACGGTTCCGCCGCTTTATGGATATTTTCGCTCCTCACTTCCTCTGCCTGTGTAGACAGTTTTTGTTCCGTATTCTGTCCCAGCTTTAAAGCGTCTGATCGTTCTTCTCGGTTTGGTGGATCGCTTTGAACGCTAATGTCCAATCGGTTGCCCTCATCCTCTGCAGGAGGGGATGGGAGCTGGGATGGATGGCGATGGTGGGAAGACGGATGTTCCATTCGGACGCGTTTGAGTGAGACCGATTTTTGCGAATATAAATGAGATAAGGGAACGTTGAAGGAATGCGTTTCTTTGCGTTTTACAGGCGAGACGATAATGGGTTGGTTCGCTTCGTCCATAAATTCTCTTAATTTCAAAAAACCTTTAGGGGATGACGGCGCCTTCCCTGATTGCGTACTTGTTGAAAAGGGGGTGGCTGATTGGGTGGGTGATGTTTCCGGTTCTTTCGATCTCTCATCAGAAGATGCGGTGAATCGCTGCATGAGCTCGGACAGCATCTCCTTCAATTCATTTGCATCGTGATGGGAATCATTCTGTGACTGGGTGAAATCAGCAATTTGGTTCGCGAGATGTTTCATTTCACTGACAAAACTCGTGACCTTTTCCATCATCAACTCCAGCTCCATTTGTTGGGTGAAAATATGTTTTTGCAGCGTCAAGGAGTCTTTTTGTCGTTCGATCTCGATTTTGAATAGTTTGTCTTGTATTTGTTGCATTTGCTTCGTAAAAACTCCTATGTCTTTTTCCAATGCTTCGATTTTCGGGATGTTGCTTAAATCGTTTTGCAGGTTGGAAACATCTTTGGAGATTTTATCCATTTGCCCCTTCATCGCATTGTAATCTTTTTCTAGTCGCTCTAGCCAAGATGCCCATGAATCGGTCGATTCGTTCATAAACGAAAGGGTCTCGTCTTGTTGAAACGCCTTCAGTGTCTCGTCTAAAGACTGGATGTGTGTTTGGTTGGCCTCAGCTTGTTCTTTCCAGTAGGCGCATTTTGTTTTCCATTGCTCCGTCTCCTGCCGCAGCCATTCTTTTTCTTCCTCCATCATTTTCAATGCTTCCGATAAGCGTTCCATCTCATTCATTTGCGCGGACAGCATCTCTTTATAACGGCGGCATTGTTCGATGAGTTCATCATGCTTCGCCTGGAGTTCATCCTTTTCCGTGAAAATCCCCACCACTTGGTGAGTGCGGTATACGCTCCTGATCCGTGCGGGTATACTGAAAATGGCCAAAAAAGGCAATAGGAAAGCAGAGGTGCCCGATTTTAGGCATCTCGTATAACCTGTCTGCCTTTTGGCTAGACTAAATAAGTTGTGGTTGGCGGAACGGCTCTTTGCGGGAGATCATGCAAAAGATGATCACCAACATCCGCCGAGCAATGGCGATGAGGGCTTTTTTCTTCCCGCACCGGGCCGCCAACGACCAAAACTTTCGGGACAAGGGATGCGTCTTAGATCGAGCTGCTGACCATGCCGCCTCGCATAACGCCGATCGGAGATGGGGATTGCCTTTTGTCGTGCGCGTGCTCTTTCGCTTTCCGGCGCTTTCATGGTTGCCGGGGGACAAACCCGTCCATGAAGCCGCCCGTTCCGGCGTTTCAAAGACGCTCATGTCGGTTCCCATCTCCGCGATGATGACGGCGGCGGTTTGTTTTTTCACTCCGGGCATGGTCATCAGCAATTCGACTTCCTCACGATACGGCTCGAGCAGGCGGTCGATGTGCTGGTCGACTTCTTCGATGAACCGCTCCAATTCCTCAACGTGTTTCCACAAGAGGCGAAGGAGACGGAGCTCGTGTTCGGTCAAGGTGCCCAGCAGCGAATCGTACACCGCTTGCTTTTTCTTTTTGAGCCTTCCGCGCAGGCATTGATCCAGCTCGTCCTTGTCCACGTATCCCTTCTCCAGCAGCCGGGCAAGGATGTCTTTTCCGGAAACGCCGAAGAGATCGGAGAGGACCGAGCCGAGTTTGACATTGGAAGACTCGAGCACTTTTTGAATCCGGTTTTTCTCCGAACTCAACTGTCCGACCCACTTTTTGCGGAGGCGGGTAAAATCCCGCA is a window of Geobacillus kaustophilus DNA encoding:
- a CDS encoding PH domain-containing protein, with translation MTHRRRLHPIAILAGVGKELKNMVVPLLVIMAAGSRNDFSWRDLIVPLVAVAYTIVMGILSWIRFTYEWNEDNLLVEEGVFVRKRRSIPLERIHGISVTEGIWQRMAGVVQVHIEAAGDALGEAEVTLRAISREEALRLQRCVEQAKHKVENAARSEPPLANRPHPALFTLSMKEVWVASLTSGGALGVFAALCAFLSQLSNFIPYEALIRDLQSTWNGHGRWYIALFILSLLLGAYGVAIVQNMIRYASFVVRKQEDTIVITRGWLERKAVSVPVARVQGVVIHENWLRRFFGYASVSIIHAGGRLDGSGAGDVVLCPLVEKRRVASIIQTCLPEYDLGVPFSPLPKRAKRRYMLRPLVWLVIPAILAAYMERPWGMAALLVLPLGAWIGIRRFRIAGWALSSRQLALRRGWFRQTTTYVLKRYVQSLEASATWWQKRKRLATISIAVMPLGTRARVVDVDEEDAASIYRWLQGEKGDQT
- a CDS encoding cytosolic protein, producing the protein MGIFTEKDELQAKHDELIEQCRRYKEMLSAQMNEMERLSEALKMMEEEKEWLRQETEQWKTKCAYWKEQAEANQTHIQSLDETLKAFQQDETLSFMNESTDSWASWLERLEKDYNAMKGQMDKISKDVSNLQNDLSNIPKIEALEKDIGVFTKQMQQIQDKLFKIEIERQKDSLTLQKHIFTQQMELELMMEKVTSFVSEMKHLANQIADFTQSQNDSHHDANELKEMLSELMQRFTASSDERSKEPETSPTQSATPFSTSTQSGKAPSSPKGFLKLREFMDEANQPIIVSPVKRKETHSFNVPLSHLYSQKSVSLKRVRMEHPSSHHRHPSQLPSPPAEDEGNRLDISVQSDPPNREERSDALKLGQNTEQKLSTQAEEVRSENIHKAAEPSKNENEQLDHPNRKIKAEQNTLVPLDGQEALIQDPTSASGISADGQKSDFETYEVASSLPSASVLIQKDAILHAEDSLMEEGKRSKWGLWSLFKKMKTSQ
- a CDS encoding IS110-like element ISGka2 family transposase; this encodes MDVIYPRCAGLDVHAETIVACALWEEDGHIQKDIQTFSTFSKGLGDLLEWLEEHGVTHVAMESTGVYWKPVFAFLEGYVDLTLANPQRIKNVPGRKTDVSDAEWIAKLLRHGLVEKSFVPPADIRELRDFTRLRKKWVGQLSSEKNRIQKVLESSNVKLGSVLSDLFGVSGKDILARLLEKGYVDKDELDQCLRGRLKKKKQAVYDSLLGTLTEHELRLLRLLWKHVEELERFIEEVDQHIDRLLEPYREEVELLMTMPGVKKQTAAVIIAEMGTDMSVFETPERAASWTGLSPGNHESAGKRKSTRTTKGNPHLRSALCEAAWSAARSKTHPLSRKFWSLAARCGKKKALIAIARRMLVIIFCMISRKEPFRQPQLI